In Cicer arietinum cultivar CDC Frontier isolate Library 1 chromosome 7, Cicar.CDCFrontier_v2.0, whole genome shotgun sequence, a single window of DNA contains:
- the LOC101504143 gene encoding (+)-neomenthol dehydrogenase-like gives MEERTQRYAVVTGANKGIGFEIVRQLASAGIKVVLTARDEKRGLQALETLKAYGLSDFVVFHQLDVADASSVATLAHFVKFQFGKLDILVNNAGIGGIEIKDSDVFTSAIITNGVSINQHILYDDLDCMQFCGQDIYDCLIKISRSCIHSFVLFLG, from the exons ATGGAAGAACGTACACAAAG GTATGCAGTGGTGACAGGGGCAAACAAAGGAATTGGATTTGAGATAGTAAGACAGTTAGCTTCAGCTGGAATCAAAGTTGTGCTTACAGCAAGAGATGAAAAAAGGGGTCTTCAAGCATTGGAAACACTCAAAGCTTATGGTTTATCTGATTTTGTTGTGTTTCATCAACTAGATGTTGCTGATGCTTCAAGTGTAGCTACTCTTGCTCATTTTGTCAAATTCCAATTTGGGAAACTTGATATTCTG GTTAACAATGCTGGGATTGGCGGAATTGAAATTAAAGACAGTGATGTATTCACTTCAGCAATCATTACAAACGGGGTTAGTATAAATCAACACATATTATACGATGATTTAGATTGCATGCAGTTCTGCGGTCAGGATATCTATGATTGTCTGATTAAGATCAGTCGGTCATGTATACatagttttgttttatttttgggaTAG